A section of the Maniola hyperantus chromosome 23, iAphHyp1.2, whole genome shotgun sequence genome encodes:
- the LOC138404004 gene encoding zinc finger BED domain-containing protein 4-like, producing the protein MPPYSEVWNHFKKCAGAKNLAACKHCSKIFSCTTSGNLKTHLKRKHRRVYLKLVPQWDKLYRVVWDHFKKCEGAKTAACNYCDQIMSCNYIGNLKVHLRKKHHRVYLKLYDEKNEVGADSDSISDDDIDSESDITANTIRDVAERLCHIVQRKPQPESTNNIIDKCLVKFIAYDFQPFTIVEEEGFKEYVHALNPDYTLPSANIIRSLLPSLYEEGREYFMNFVKENAESVCLTVDSWSSKTGPYMGVTAHFFTKDLEMKSVLLQCDILDGSPTGTRIAMKLKTIVEAWGISDKVNLLVIDDASMCNVTNILNWDLFGCFERKLNVAVQDALNTVNKTIQKVIKIVNYIKSNSVVKEKVMEYQLSDKNTEQPRTVIKAIPSRWNSTYLMLERFHSLKEAIQAAVSTLDNFLPIISDEEWTCIQQICMILTPFHEVSNVMSVENYFTASTAMVITTSLVQICDSLSSKTDFLISVRDFLEKLKQGLTQQLGDIQYNLKVTLCSLLDPRYKHAAFPDTLSLDKTKTYALSLMVSLLNEETAGAHEGETLENDDKAAVKEDTLENKYNVNNKLNNIWYEVDQLQLTIAQKSAETKAREELDWFLKETFLHRTLCPLTWWRNHRVAYPVLYKIFKTKCNIVVTSIPCERAFSKEGYILNDRKTCLTTSKVPEIMFLNANKIV; encoded by the exons ATGCCGCCATACTCTGAGGTTTGGAACCATTTCAAGAAGTGTGCGGGAGCTAAAAATCTCGCTGCTTGTAAACATTGCTCTAAAATATTCAGCTGTACTACTAGTGGAAACCTAAAGACACACTTAAAACGTAAGCACCGTAGAGTCTATTTAAAATTAGTGCCACAGTGGGATAAACTATATCGTGTGGTTTGGGACCATTTCAAAAAGTGTGAGGGAGCTAAAACAGCTGCTTGTAattattgtgatcaaataatgTCTTGTAATTATATCGGAAATCTGAAGGTACACTTAAGAAAAAAGCACCATAgagtgtatttaaaattatatgatGAGAAAAATGAAGTTGGTGCTGATAGTGATAGCATTAGCGATGATGATATTGATAGCGAAAGTGATATTACAGCAAATACTATTCGTGATGTTGCTGAGAGATTATGCCATATTGTTCAGCGAAAGCCACAACCAGAAagtactaataatataatagataaATGCCTCGTCAAGTTCATAGCCTACGACTTCCAACCTTTTACAATCGTAGAGGAGGAAGGCTTCAAAGAGTATGTGCATGCATTAAACCCTGATTATACTTTGCCCAGTGCGAATATCATTCGTTCATTGCTGCCCTCTCTGTATGAAGAAGGAAGAGAATATTTCATGAACTTTGTCAAAGAAAATGCGGAAAGTGTGTGCCTCACAGTGGACTCCTGGTCGTCCAAGACGGGGCCGTACATGGGAGTCACAGCACATTTCTTTACCAAAGATTTAGAAATGAAATCGGTTTTGTTGCAATGTGACATACTAGACGGCAGTCCAACAGGAACTAGGATCGCAATGAAACTTAAAACAATAGTAGAAGCCTGGGGAATATCAGATAAAGTCAACCTTTTGGTGATAGACGATGCAAGCATGTGCAACGTGACCAATATATTAAATTGGGACCTTTTTGGATGCTTCGAGCGTAAACTGAACGTCGCAGTCCAAGATGCGTTAAATACCGTCAATAAAACAATACAGAAAGTGATTAAAATTGTGAATTATATAAAAAGCAACAGCGttgtaaaagaaaaagttatGGAGTACCAGTTGAGCGACAAAAATACTGAACAACCCAGGACAGTTATAAAAGCCATTCCAAGCAGATGGAATTCCACATATTTAATGTTAGAACGGTTTCATTCCCTGAAAGAAGCCATTCAGGCAGCAGTCTCCACACTGGATAACTTCCTGCCAATCATTTCAGACGAGGAATGGACTTGTATACAGCAAATATGCATGATACTAACACCCTTTCACGAAGTTAGTAATGTTATGAGTGtagaaaattatttcactgcTAGCACAGCTATGGTGATAACGACAAGCCTTGTGCAGATTTGTGACAGCTTGtcatcaaaaacagattttttaatatCTGTCAGAGATTTTCTGGAAAAACTGAAACAAG gTTTGACACAACAGCTTGGCGATATCCAATACAACTTAAAGGTGACCTTATGTTCTCTATTGGATCCTCGATATAAACACGCTGCATTCCCGGACACTCTGTCCTTAGATAAGACTAAAACATACGCCTTGTCTCTCATGGTTAGTTTACTCAACGAGGAAACAGCTGGAGCACATGAAGGAGAAACACTAGAAAATGATGATAAAGCTGCGGTAAAAGAGGACACATTAGAAAACAAGTATAAcgtaaacaataaattaaataatatatggTATGAAGTAGATCAATTACAATTAACAATCGCACAAAAGTCAGCGGAGACCAAGGCTCGGGAAGAGCTAGACTGGTTTTTAAAAGAGACATTTTTACATAGAACACTTTGCCCCTTAACATGGTGGCGGAACCACAGAGTCGCTTATCCGGTGTtgtacaaaattttcaaaaccaaATGCAATATTGTGGTTACGTCGATACCCTGTGAGCGCGCGTTCTCAAAAGAGGGATACATCCTGAATGATAGAAAAACTTGCCTCACCACGTCAAAAGTGCCTGAAATTATGTTTTTGAATGCAAATAAAATCGTTTGA
- the LOC117993132 gene encoding uncharacterized protein: protein MPLPFNKSLDLTLMKLVKENPIIYNCKHPKYLDFDTREVIWQKIGDVLNRPPQVAKQRWINIRDMMRRKIKDRLRNPNHRSYNYKYEEEMSFMLPYFKETTSNPNDEYSDFFDDSACEVDLPTEFSEQTSFNRTEADPRDIKPNFTCKNRIEDTFSNESRNEFSQELNPTDPIDVFLITVGSTLRKFSPYYLNQAKSKIFQVVQDYELQQIVDKDQPSTSDNNR from the exons ATGCCGTTACCCTTCAACAAGAGTCTCGACCTGACTCTGATGAAGCTGGTGAAAGAGAACCCCATCATTTACAACTGCAAGCACCCCAAATACCTGGACTTTGACACCAGAGAGGTAATCTGGCAGAAGATCGGCGATGTTTTGAACCGTCctc cTCAAGTAGCAAAACAAAGGTGGATTAACATACGAGACATGATGCGACGAAAGATCAAAGACCGCCTCAGGAACCCCAACCACCGCAGTTACAACTACAAATACGAGGAAGAAATGTCCTTCATGCTGCCCTACTTCAAGGAAACCACTTCAAACCCCAACGACGAATACAGCGACTTCTTCGACGACTCCGCTTGCGAGGTCGACTTGCCAACAGAATTTAGTGAACAAACCAGTTTCAACCGAACAGAGGCCGATCCTAGAGACataaaacctaatttcacaTGCAAAAATCGTATAGAAGATACCTTTAGCAATGAATCTAGGAATGAATTCAGTCAAGAGCTAAATCCTACAGACCCAATAGACGTGTTTCTAATAACTGTAGGATCTACTCTGAGGAAGTTTAGTCCGTATTACTTGAACCAGGCGAAGAGTAAGATATTCCAAGTGGTACAGGATTATGAGTTGCAACAGATTGTTGATAAGGACCAGCCTAGCACTAGTGACAACAACAGATAG
- the LOC117993133 gene encoding uncharacterized protein isoform X1, protein MPLPFNKSLDLTLMKLVKENPIIYNCKHPKYLDFDTREVIWQKIGDVLNRPRKFFFVNKSLKWTNKYTGRGVPAQVAKQRWINIRDMMRRRISDRLRNPNHRSYNYKYEEELSFMLPYFKETTSNPNDEYSELACEVDLATEYNEQTSFNRSETDPIDIKPHLICNKRIEDSFSISNESRNEFSQELNPTDPIDVFLITVGSTLRKFSPYYLNQAKSKIFQVVQDYELQQIVDKDQPSTSDNNR, encoded by the exons ATGCCGTTACCCTTCAACAAGAGTCTCGACCTGACTCTGATGAAGCTGGTGAAAGAGAACCCCATCATTTACAACTGCAAGCACCCCAAATACCTGGACTTTGACACCAGAGAGGTGATCTGGCAGAAGATCGGCGATGTTTTGAACCGTCcccgtaagtttttttttgtaaataaatcacTGAAATGGACAAACAAGTACACTGGAAGAGGTGTaccag cTCAAGTAGCAAAACAAAGGTGGATAAACATCCGAGACATGATGCGGCGACGGATCAGCGACCGCCTCCGGAACCCCAACCACCGCAGTTACAACTACAAATACGAGGAAGAACTGTCCTTCATGCTGCCCTACTTCAAGGAAACCACTTCAAACCCTAACGACGAATACAGCGAGCTCGCTTGCGAGGTCGACTTAGCTACAGAATATAATGAACAAACCAGTTTCAACCGATCAGAGACAGATCCTATAGACATAAAACCTCATTTGATATGCAATAAACGAATAGAAGATAGCTTTAGCATTAGCAATGAATCTAGGAATGAATTCAGTCAAGAGCTAAATCCTACAGACCCAATAGACGTGTTTTTAATAACTGTAGGATCTACTCTGAGGAAGTTTAGTCCGTATTACTTGAACCAGGCGAAGAGTAAGATATTCCAAGTGGTACAGGATTATGAGTTGCAACAGATTGTTGATAAGGACCAGCCTAGCACTAGTGACAACAACAGATAG
- the LOC117993133 gene encoding uncharacterized protein isoform X2, whose translation MPLPFNKSLDLTLMKLVKENPIIYNCKHPKYLDFDTREVIWQKIGDVLNRPPQVAKQRWINIRDMMRRRISDRLRNPNHRSYNYKYEEELSFMLPYFKETTSNPNDEYSELACEVDLATEYNEQTSFNRSETDPIDIKPHLICNKRIEDSFSISNESRNEFSQELNPTDPIDVFLITVGSTLRKFSPYYLNQAKSKIFQVVQDYELQQIVDKDQPSTSDNNR comes from the exons ATGCCGTTACCCTTCAACAAGAGTCTCGACCTGACTCTGATGAAGCTGGTGAAAGAGAACCCCATCATTTACAACTGCAAGCACCCCAAATACCTGGACTTTGACACCAGAGAGGTGATCTGGCAGAAGATCGGCGATGTTTTGAACCGTCccc cTCAAGTAGCAAAACAAAGGTGGATAAACATCCGAGACATGATGCGGCGACGGATCAGCGACCGCCTCCGGAACCCCAACCACCGCAGTTACAACTACAAATACGAGGAAGAACTGTCCTTCATGCTGCCCTACTTCAAGGAAACCACTTCAAACCCTAACGACGAATACAGCGAGCTCGCTTGCGAGGTCGACTTAGCTACAGAATATAATGAACAAACCAGTTTCAACCGATCAGAGACAGATCCTATAGACATAAAACCTCATTTGATATGCAATAAACGAATAGAAGATAGCTTTAGCATTAGCAATGAATCTAGGAATGAATTCAGTCAAGAGCTAAATCCTACAGACCCAATAGACGTGTTTTTAATAACTGTAGGATCTACTCTGAGGAAGTTTAGTCCGTATTACTTGAACCAGGCGAAGAGTAAGATATTCCAAGTGGTACAGGATTATGAGTTGCAACAGATTGTTGATAAGGACCAGCCTAGCACTAGTGACAACAACAGATAG
- the LOC117993206 gene encoding zinc finger BED domain-containing protein 4-like isoform X1 — protein sequence MSYHTTTNLKAHLRRRHHSVYSKLKGVSSETDGRSEVTTASSTSGSVQRTDRTGQSKIGNHFQICKEGDKATCNYCSIVKSYKDNTLSLWKHLRDNHNKIYNSHRSYTVKKPRWHKSAPYWKHFDKLAGVDRATCKYCKDNSLSYKYNARALTGHLINMHYSMYLELKSDKNNDGVKKLDDDEHNRSIWDHFKRLPGDERAVCKHCKQEYVYKGKFRYLKRHLRTKHPSENLKLTSVSEDVGEKKRAGDKRLADFVVDDDDDDDDGENNDDHHDVIVNSQDDVIVSKDSDSDTTARPESNSLQSLTPAKRCHIPQHKPRADHNNVIIDKCLVKLIAYDFQPITIVEDKGFKEFVHALNPAYELPSKETIALTLLPTLYEERWEYFVNFIAENAESVCLTVDSWSSRTEQFMGVTAHFFTEDLEMKSVLLQCDILDGSFTGTKIALALKTLVQAWRISDKIVFIVTDDASNMCNASDILNWNHFGCFERKLHSIVQDALNTVKKTIETVTKTVSYIKNNSVVKEKLIEHQFGKQNIESPRTVIKAIPTRWNSIYLMLERFNSLKEAIQAAVSTLDNFLPIILDEEWTCIQQICMILKPFHEVSNVMSEENYLTASTATVITSNLMKICASLSLKSGFCTPVIDLLEKLKQGLTQKLSDIQSNLNVTLCTLLDPRYKDVGFSDTLSLDRTKTYALSLMKSSIDDDTAAVGEEGTLESSIVDSLSIWDVMDSKLTSTNAPKTAEAKAREELGLFLKEEVINRKLCPLTWWRNHKGVYPVLYKIFKIKCNIVVTSIPCERAFSKEGYILNNRKTCLATSKVPEIILLNVNKIV from the exons ATGTCATATCATACTACAACGAACCTGAAGGCACACTTAAGACGTAGACACCATAGTGTGTATTCCAAATTAAAAGGAGTTTCGAGTGAAACGGATGGTCGGAGTGAAGTGACTACTGCATCCTCAACATCTGGGAGTGTACAAAGAACAGATCGGACTGGGCAGAGTAAGATTGGGAATCATTTCCAAATCTGTAAGGAAGGTGATAAGGCTACTTGTAACTATTGCTCTATAGTAAAATCCTATAAAGATAATACATTAAGTCTGTGGAAACACTTAAGAGATAACCataataaaatttacaataGTCACAGAAGTTATACAGTCAAAAAGCCACGATGGCATAAATCTGCTCCATATTGGAAGCATTTCGATAAGCTTGCAGGAGTTGATAGAGCTACCTGTAAGTATTGTAAGGATAACAGCTTATCTTATAAATACAATGCTAGAGCTCTCACGGGCCACTTGATAAATATGCACTATAGCATGTATTTAGAGTTAAAAtcggataaaaataatgatggtgtaaaaaaactagatgatgatgaacataACAGGTCGATATGGGACCATTTCAAAAGGCTTCCGGGAGATGAAAGAGCAGTTTGTAAGCATTGTAAGCAAGAATACGTTTATAAAGGTAAATTCAGATATTTGAAGCGTCATTTAAGAACTAAACACCCTAGCGAGAATTTAAAATTGACATCTGTTAGTGAAGATGTAGGTGAAAAAAAGAGAGCAGGTGACAAGCGCCTTGCTGAttttgttgttgatgatgatgatgacgatgatgatggtgaGAATAATGATGATCACCACGATGTCATTGTTAATAGTCAAGATGATGTTATTGTTAGTAAGGATAGCGATAGTGATACGACAGCACGTCCTGAATCAAACAGCCTCCAAAGTCTGACTCCTGCCAAGAGATGCCATATCCCTCAACACAAGCCTCGAGCAGAccataataatgtaataatagaTAAGTGCCTCGTCAAACTAATAGCCTACGACTTCCAACCTATTACAATTGTAGAGGACAAAGGCTTTAAAGAGTTCGTGCACGCCCTGAACCCTGCCTACGAATTGCCGAGTAAAGAAACCATTGCCTTGACATTGCTGCCCACTCTGTATGAAGAACGTTGGGAATATTTCGTAAATTTCATCGCTGAAAATGCAGAGAGTGTGTGCCTCACAGTGGACTCCTGGTCATCCAGAACGGAGCAATTCATGGGAGTTACAGCACATTTCTTTACCGAAGATTTAGAAATGAAATCGGTTTTATTGCAATGTGATATACTTGATGGCAGTTTTACGGGAACGAAGATTGCGCTGGCACTGAAGACATTAGTGCAAGCTTGGAGAATATCAGATAAAATTGTCTTTATAGTCACAGACGATGCCAGCAACATGTGCAACGCAAGCGACATATTAAATTGGAACCATTTCGGATGCTTCGAGCGTAAACTACACTCCATAGTTCAAGATGCATTAAATACCGTCAAAAAAACAATAGAAACAGTGACAAAAACTGTGAGCTATATAAAAAACAACAGTGttgtaaaagaaaaattaatagAGCACCAGTTCGGCAAACAAAACATCGAAAGCCCCAGGACAGTTATAAAAGCCATTCCAACCAGATGGAACTCCATATATTTAATGCTAGAACGATTTAATTCCCTGAAAGAAGCCATTCAAGCAGCAGTCTCCACACTGGATAATTTCCTGCCAATAATTTTAGACGAAGAATGGACTTGTATACAGCAAATATGCATGATACTAAAACCCTTTCACGAAGTTAGTAATGTTATGAGCGAAGAAAATTATCTCACTGCTAGCACAGCTACGGTGATAACATCGAATCTTATGAAGATTTGTGCCAGCTTGTCCTTAAAATCAGGTTTTTGCACACCTGTCATAGATCTGCTGGAAAAACTGAAACAAG GTTTGACACAAAAGCTTAGCGATATCCAAAGCAACTTAAACGTGACCTTATGCACTCTATTGGATCCCCGATACAAAGATGTAGGATTCTCTGACACACTGTCGTTAGATCGAACTAAGACATATGCTTTATCTCTCATGAAAAGTTCAATCGATGATGATACAGCTGCGGTAGGTGAAGAAGGAACACTAGAAAGCAGCATTGTCGACAGTTTATCAATATGGGATGTCATGGATTCTAAATTAACATCGACAAATGCACCAAAGACAGCAGAAGCCAAGGCTCGAGAAGAGCTGGGCCTGTTTTTAAAAGAAGAAgttataaatagaaaactttGCCCCTTAACATGGTGGCGGAATCACAAAGGTGTTTATCCGGTGTtgtacaaaattttcaaaatcaaatgcAACATTGTGGTAACATCGATACCCTGTGAGCGCGCGTTTTCAAAGGAAGGATACATCCTGAATAATAGAAAAACTTGCCTCGCCACATCAAAAGTGCCTGAAATCATATTAttgaatgtaaataaaattgtttga
- the LOC117993206 gene encoding zinc finger BED domain-containing protein 4-like isoform X2 → MHYSMYLELKSDKNNDGVKKLDDDEHNRSIWDHFKRLPGDERAVCKHCKQEYVYKGKFRYLKRHLRTKHPSENLKLTSVSEDVGEKKRAGDKRLADFVVDDDDDDDDGENNDDHHDVIVNSQDDVIVSKDSDSDTTARPESNSLQSLTPAKRCHIPQHKPRADHNNVIIDKCLVKLIAYDFQPITIVEDKGFKEFVHALNPAYELPSKETIALTLLPTLYEERWEYFVNFIAENAESVCLTVDSWSSRTEQFMGVTAHFFTEDLEMKSVLLQCDILDGSFTGTKIALALKTLVQAWRISDKIVFIVTDDASNMCNASDILNWNHFGCFERKLHSIVQDALNTVKKTIETVTKTVSYIKNNSVVKEKLIEHQFGKQNIESPRTVIKAIPTRWNSIYLMLERFNSLKEAIQAAVSTLDNFLPIILDEEWTCIQQICMILKPFHEVSNVMSEENYLTASTATVITSNLMKICASLSLKSGFCTPVIDLLEKLKQGLTQKLSDIQSNLNVTLCTLLDPRYKDVGFSDTLSLDRTKTYALSLMKSSIDDDTAAVGEEGTLESSIVDSLSIWDVMDSKLTSTNAPKTAEAKAREELGLFLKEEVINRKLCPLTWWRNHKGVYPVLYKIFKIKCNIVVTSIPCERAFSKEGYILNNRKTCLATSKVPEIILLNVNKIV, encoded by the exons ATGCACTATAGCATGTATTTAGAGTTAAAAtcggataaaaataatgatggtgtaaaaaaactagatgatgatgaacataACAGGTCGATATGGGACCATTTCAAAAGGCTTCCGGGAGATGAAAGAGCAGTTTGTAAGCATTGTAAGCAAGAATACGTTTATAAAGGTAAATTCAGATATTTGAAGCGTCATTTAAGAACTAAACACCCTAGCGAGAATTTAAAATTGACATCTGTTAGTGAAGATGTAGGTGAAAAAAAGAGAGCAGGTGACAAGCGCCTTGCTGAttttgttgttgatgatgatgatgacgatgatgatggtgaGAATAATGATGATCACCACGATGTCATTGTTAATAGTCAAGATGATGTTATTGTTAGTAAGGATAGCGATAGTGATACGACAGCACGTCCTGAATCAAACAGCCTCCAAAGTCTGACTCCTGCCAAGAGATGCCATATCCCTCAACACAAGCCTCGAGCAGAccataataatgtaataatagaTAAGTGCCTCGTCAAACTAATAGCCTACGACTTCCAACCTATTACAATTGTAGAGGACAAAGGCTTTAAAGAGTTCGTGCACGCCCTGAACCCTGCCTACGAATTGCCGAGTAAAGAAACCATTGCCTTGACATTGCTGCCCACTCTGTATGAAGAACGTTGGGAATATTTCGTAAATTTCATCGCTGAAAATGCAGAGAGTGTGTGCCTCACAGTGGACTCCTGGTCATCCAGAACGGAGCAATTCATGGGAGTTACAGCACATTTCTTTACCGAAGATTTAGAAATGAAATCGGTTTTATTGCAATGTGATATACTTGATGGCAGTTTTACGGGAACGAAGATTGCGCTGGCACTGAAGACATTAGTGCAAGCTTGGAGAATATCAGATAAAATTGTCTTTATAGTCACAGACGATGCCAGCAACATGTGCAACGCAAGCGACATATTAAATTGGAACCATTTCGGATGCTTCGAGCGTAAACTACACTCCATAGTTCAAGATGCATTAAATACCGTCAAAAAAACAATAGAAACAGTGACAAAAACTGTGAGCTATATAAAAAACAACAGTGttgtaaaagaaaaattaatagAGCACCAGTTCGGCAAACAAAACATCGAAAGCCCCAGGACAGTTATAAAAGCCATTCCAACCAGATGGAACTCCATATATTTAATGCTAGAACGATTTAATTCCCTGAAAGAAGCCATTCAAGCAGCAGTCTCCACACTGGATAATTTCCTGCCAATAATTTTAGACGAAGAATGGACTTGTATACAGCAAATATGCATGATACTAAAACCCTTTCACGAAGTTAGTAATGTTATGAGCGAAGAAAATTATCTCACTGCTAGCACAGCTACGGTGATAACATCGAATCTTATGAAGATTTGTGCCAGCTTGTCCTTAAAATCAGGTTTTTGCACACCTGTCATAGATCTGCTGGAAAAACTGAAACAAG GTTTGACACAAAAGCTTAGCGATATCCAAAGCAACTTAAACGTGACCTTATGCACTCTATTGGATCCCCGATACAAAGATGTAGGATTCTCTGACACACTGTCGTTAGATCGAACTAAGACATATGCTTTATCTCTCATGAAAAGTTCAATCGATGATGATACAGCTGCGGTAGGTGAAGAAGGAACACTAGAAAGCAGCATTGTCGACAGTTTATCAATATGGGATGTCATGGATTCTAAATTAACATCGACAAATGCACCAAAGACAGCAGAAGCCAAGGCTCGAGAAGAGCTGGGCCTGTTTTTAAAAGAAGAAgttataaatagaaaactttGCCCCTTAACATGGTGGCGGAATCACAAAGGTGTTTATCCGGTGTtgtacaaaattttcaaaatcaaatgcAACATTGTGGTAACATCGATACCCTGTGAGCGCGCGTTTTCAAAGGAAGGATACATCCTGAATAATAGAAAAACTTGCCTCGCCACATCAAAAGTGCCTGAAATCATATTAttgaatgtaaataaaattgtttga
- the LOC138404007 gene encoding uncharacterized protein, with protein MYLHEQLEIKLIRAVKAKPVLYDHTHVKYKNSFAREDAWQKIGEDLNCSVPDGKVKWNCIKQYYSQILKKEKSGHQRLKPYRYENEISFLKPFLHKPTLKVPTAQLQELKADDGCKQGNDNCGDEGIQSNHSDKNSSEPIERDKPLVLVEQKLEDYLQGLNPVQNREGGNLLKPS; from the exons ATGTATTTACACGAACAACTTGAGATTAAACTAATCCGTGCAGTGAAAGCGAAACCTGTGCTATACGACCACACTCATGTAAAGTACAAGAACTCCTTCGCGCGGGAAGACGCTTGGCAGAAAATCGGTGAAGACCTTAACTGTTCCG TTCCAGACGGTAAAGTAAAATGGAATTGCATCAAACAGTATTACAgccaaattctaaaaaaagaaaagtcaGGGCACCAGCGGCTGAAGCCTTACAGATACGAAAATGAAATCTCCTTTTTGAAGCCTTTCCTCCACAAACCAACTCTGAAAGTTCCCACAGCCCAGCTCCAAGAGCTTAAAGCTGATGATGGATGTAAACAAGGGAATGATAATTGTGGTGATGAGGGCATCCAAAGTAATCATTCTGATAAAAACTCATCAGAGCCAATAGAACGGGACAAACCGTTAGTATTAGTAGAACAGAAACTAGAAGATTACCTCCAAG GTCTAAATCCAGTGCAGAATAGAGAAGGAGGAAATTTACTGAAGCCATCATGA